A genomic stretch from Psilocybe cubensis strain MGC-MH-2018 chromosome 1, whole genome shotgun sequence includes:
- a CDS encoding Calcium-binding component of the spindle pole body (SPB) half-bridge, with translation MYTSSAAQKAKRRTHTRPELTDEQKQEIKEAFELFDTDKDGCVDYHELKVAMRALGFDLKKAEVLKLLRDHDKENSGLMDFQDFAKIMSERILERDPMEEIRRAFKLFDDDGTGKISLRNLRRVAKEIGDRLEDDELKAMIDEFDLDQDGEISEQEFFAIMTDDA, from the exons ATGTATACATCCTCTGCTGCTCAAAAAGCCAAGAGACGCACACATACCCGCCCTGAACTTACGGACGAACAGAAACAAGAAATTAAAGAGGCTTTTGAACTCTTCGACACGGACAAGGATGGATGTGTTGACTATCACGAATTGAAAGTCGCGATGCGAGCCCTAGGGTTCGACCTGAAGAAGGCTGAAGTGCTGAAACTTCTCCGAGACCATGATAAAGAGAACTCTGGCCTAATGGACTTCCAGGATTTTGCCAAAATCA TGAGCGAACGGATATTAGAACGTGATCCAATGGAAGAGATTCGTCGAGCTTTCAAACTGTTCGACGACGATGGAACGGGCAAGATTAGTCTGAGAAATCTCAGGCGTGTAGCCAAGGAGATTGGGGATAGATTGGAGGATGACGAATT AAAAGCTATGATTGACGAATTCGATCTTGATCAGGATGGCGAAATCAGTGAACAAGAGTTCTTCGCCATCATGACAGACGATGCGTAA
- a CDS encoding RNA-dependent RNA polymerase 1, with protein MLDNNLIAWGTQYELARGVANGAWTWANVRENIAKLQGKSADSAYRVRSVLRGQENMLKESIDLSLWQELDREQDAIFENQGAGLGLNQSNQNWYGGQIQQLARLIGENGNYKIILEPMEKRRSHRFARFYGSRRFLQLRIPEQTLQKESHQVVKFLTRSFVLCGRIFVPFHSKEGSLYMVETDQNYGRLSMDFFGDQYRMPFCKFINWHNPLAEPKNYNQTITKYATRFAIGLSNSVPALEFQAKNIIFIDDITTDDWPEGKPNPPAEKLMTDGCGYINHSALHAIVKHMDYEALPAAVQGRIAGAKGLWILHPDDTSDEPKIWIRNSQNKIKYSEFDRSHRIFDLLGPSRPSSSICLSEQSIVNLFNNGVPAETLIRLMEEGLEEDVAPLMDWDRPHAMVFLWDAINKCGNVSGSRTQRISVALNRALGLKGRDWGRDNDDIDADEDGVEGADDGPTLNTGRNMYSGAPYALHEVAAELIQAGFHPAEMELLYDKIRWIVDSAMRTSIQKYRIPIPESLGAYIAPDYFGVLEEDEIFYQFSKPRKDPASSMLKHTLEGPVIIGRYPIMLGSDMKKVTACYYRELELFQDVVVLPIKGYRSLANQLSDGDQSIVIWAEDIVAPFKNTPLVEQPKDFMKDNFESGSKVQSVRDFCHNKYISPRATNEAFMAHLLANLNDSEVGLYNMMHKNAAIAYGYHDSKTIRLAYIFTTLLDASKTGHRLKQGIKAKDLAKYSNTSPDIQALKDKAPNRDILFLLNDAAKKKADELFERYEAKRPSKYDNQDKDLRSPYDDMFKFALEAKESQKMPKFLEELSNIRAHVNKAKDKWIIACAKAKEKQSPVKGKPFKKAKNEDLMLECTQAYAAPIEGIFLLKKQLKQIKASYAYCDSPKFAFTVAFLDLCHIKAAASPGGLAPSLRIFDDAKTISPSFLRALRAVDEDSIYS; from the exons ATGTTGGACAACAATCTGATCGCATGGGGTACACAATATGAACTTGCACGCGGTGTTGCCAATGGAGCTTGGACTTGGGCCAATGTCCGAGAAAATATTGCGAAATTGCAAGGCAAATCTGCCGACTCTGCTTACAGAGTAAGGAGTGTTTTGCGTGGTCAGGAAAATATGCTAAAGGAATCTATTGATCTCAGTCTTTG GCAGGAGCTTGACCGTGAGCAAGATGCTATCTTCGAGAACCAAGGCGCTGGTCTTGGTCTCAATCAATCCAACCAGAACTGGTACGGCGGCCAGATCCAACAGCTCGCTCGTTTGATCGGTGAAAATGGAAATTATAAGATTATTCTCGAGCCCATGGAGAAACGCCGATCTCATCGTTTTGCTCGTTTCTATGGTTCAAGGAGGTTTCTTCAGCTTCGTATTCCTGAACAAACTCTGCAGAAAGAAAGTCATCAAGTGGTAAAGTTTCTCACGAGAAGTTTTGTGCTATGTGGTCGAATCTTTGTCCCTTTCCACTCTAAAGAAGGTTCACTTTACATGGTTGAAACTGACCAGAACTATGGACGCTTATCCATGGACTTCTTTGGTGATCAGTATCGCATGCCATTTTGTAAATTTATCAATTGGCACAATCCTCTCGCAGAACCCAAGAATTACAACCAG ACAATCACCAAGTATGCGACGCGTTTTGCTATTGGTTTGTCGAATTCGGTACCTGCCCTGGAATTCCAGGCAAAAAATATAATCTTCATAGATGACATTA CCACCGATGACTGGCCTGAAGGAAAACCCAATCCTCCGGCCGAAAAATTAATGACTGATGGATGTGGTTATATAAACCATTCAGCTTTACATGCCATCGTCAAGCACATGGATTACGAAGCACTTCCTGCAGCCGTACAAGGACGTATTGCTGGTGCAAAGGGCTTGTGGATTCTACATCCTGACGATACCTCTGACGAACCGAAGATTTGGATTCGAAATTCTCAGAACAAGATCAAGTATAGCGAGTTTGATCGCTCCCATAGGATTTTCGACCTTCTCGGCCCTTCAcgtccctcttcttctataTGTCTATCCGAACAGAGCATTGTAAACCTTTTTAACAACGGAGTTCCTGCCGAGACACTTATACGGCTTATGGAAGAAGgactggaagaagatgttGCACCGCTCATGGACTGGGATAGACCACACGCAATGGTTTTCTTATGGGACGCCATTAATAAATGCGGCAATGTTTCTGGGTCTAGAACCCAGCGAATTTCAGTTGCTCTTAACCGTGCACTTGGTTTGAAAGGACGCGATTGGGGCCGTGATAATGATGACATCGATGCCGATGAGGATGGTGTTGAAGGTGCTGATGATGGACCTACCTTGAATACAGGCAGGAATATGTACAGTGGCG CACCATATGCCCTTCATGAAGTCGCTGCTGAACTTATTCAGGCTGGGTTTCACCCCGCTGAAATGGAACTTTTGTACGACAAGATTCGATGGATCGTCGATAGTGCCATGCGCACTTCCATACAAAAGTATCGTATACCGATTCCTGAATCCCTTGGCGCATATATTGCTCCAG ATTATTTCGGAGTTCtcgaagaagacgagatTTTTTATCAGTTCTCCAAACCTCGTAAGGACCCAGCATCAAGCATGCTTAAGCATACCCTAGAAGGGCCAGTAATT ATTGGTCGGTATCCGATCATGTTGGGCTCCGACATGAAGAAG GTAACTGCTTGTTACTATAGGGAGTTGGAATTGTTTCAGGATGTTGTCGTTTTGCCGATCAAAGGATATAGAAGTTTGGCCAATCAACTCTCTGATGGAG ATCAATCCATTGTGATATGGGCCGAGGACATTGTCGCGCCGTTCAAAAATACGCCTTTGGTTGAGCAACCAAAGGATTTCATGAAGGACAATTTCGAATCAGGCTCTAAAGTCCAGAGCGTGCGCGACTTCTGTCATAATAAATATATTTCGCCACGCGCGACAAACGAGGCATTTATGGCTCATCTCCTGGCCAATCTCAACGACTCTGAGGTTGGGCTCTATAACATGATGCACAAGAATGCCGCGATCGCGTATGGCTACCATGACTCAAAAACTATTCGCCTGGCATACAT ATTCACGACGTTGTTGGATGCCAGCAAGACGGGTCATAGACTAAAACAGGGTATCAAAGCGAAGGACCTTGCGAAGTACAGCAACACATCTCCAGATATCCAAGCTCTCAAGGATAAGGCACCTAACCGCGACATACTTTTCCTCCTCAACGACGCCGCTAAGAAGAAAGCAGATGAGCTCTTCGAGCGGTATGAAGCGAAAAGGCCTTCGAAATACGACAACCAGGACAAAGACCTAAGAAGTCCATATGACGATATGTTCAAATTTGCACTTGAGGCAAAAGAATCTCAAAAAATGCCAAAATTCTTGGAGGAGTTGAGTAACATCCGAGCACACGTCAACAAGGCGAAAGACAAGTGGATAATTGCCTGTGCGAAGGCGAAAGAAAAACAGTCGCCTGTTAAAGGCAAACCGTTCAAAAAGGCCAAAAACGAAGATTTGATGTTGGAATGTACCCAGGCTTATGCAGCACCGATTGAAGGgatcttcctcctcaaaaaACAACTCAAACAGATCAAAGCGTCGTACGCATATTGTGACTCGCCGAAATTTGCTTTTACCGTGGCGTTCCTCGACCTTTGTCATATCAAAGCGGCAGCCTCCCCGGGAGGCCTTGCACCATCACTGCGCATCTTTGACGATGCGAAAACCATATCTCCGTCATTTTTAAGAGCTCTCAGAGCCGTTGACGAAGACAGTATTTACTCTTAA